In Saccharomonospora marina XMU15, one genomic interval encodes:
- a CDS encoding TetR/AcrR family transcriptional regulator yields MPSQQARRSTRIDVERNRANLLDAAVEAMTHDPDWSMADVARAANLTRATLYRHFGTREKLLEAMREDALTRAGAAIKGSRLDQGSALEALRRAVEAVLAQGARFRPLLEEGFEQSTSFLRQRQRVFAPLLEVVRRGQRDGQIRTDLPAEWVLSVLMSLLTTAVRVSAAPWHRGSGDHSLTELTFTTLTEGITPHR; encoded by the coding sequence GTGCCATCGCAGCAGGCCCGCAGGTCCACCAGGATCGACGTCGAGCGCAACCGCGCGAACCTGCTCGACGCGGCCGTCGAGGCGATGACCCACGACCCCGACTGGTCCATGGCCGACGTCGCCAGGGCGGCCAACCTCACCCGCGCCACGCTCTACCGGCACTTCGGCACCAGGGAGAAGCTGCTCGAGGCGATGCGCGAGGACGCACTGACCCGCGCGGGCGCAGCGATCAAGGGTTCGCGACTCGACCAGGGCAGCGCGCTGGAAGCCCTTCGCCGCGCGGTGGAGGCCGTGCTGGCTCAGGGCGCACGGTTCCGGCCACTGCTGGAGGAGGGGTTCGAGCAGAGCACCTCCTTCCTGCGGCAGCGGCAGCGGGTGTTCGCTCCGCTGCTGGAGGTCGTCAGGCGGGGCCAGCGGGATGGCCAGATCCGGACCGACCTCCCGGCCGAGTGGGTGCTCAGCGTGCTGATGTCGCTGCTCACCACAGCCGTGCGCGTGTCGGCGGCACCATGGCATCGCGGCAGCGGCGACCACTCCCTCACCGAGTTGACCTTCACCACCCTGACCGAAGGCATCACGCCACACCGCTGA
- a CDS encoding MMPL family transporter codes for MAGLLYRLGRFSFRHRRIVLVLWIALLAAFGVGAATLSQSTTDTFSLPGTEAQQGFDLLDERFPGLSADGATAQVVFAAPEGKVTDPQYRSAIDSSVAELGRAPDVASVRDPFQGGGVSPDGSIAYAEVRYDLQPDELGDPAREALTTVAANGERAGLQVEVGGTAVQPHPEPPTTEVIGLAVAVVVLTAALGSLLAAGLPLLTALIGVGIGISGVAISTAFFELSSTTSILALMLGLAVAIDYALFIVTRYQHELTVTDDPERAAGRAVGTAGNAVVFAGATVIVALVALSMAGIPMLTAMGLAAAGTVAVAVLIALTLLPAMLGFAGRRAAARRPRRSRGTGLGKRWVTFVTRRPVPVLLIAVLALGVAAVPATDLRLGMPDGGTAPPESTERKAYDLLSEGFGPGFNGPLLVVADLEQGQDAQRTAQALRGDLADLGGVARVGPPMVDPAGETAVLNVIPASSPSSPETEQLVRDIRAHGQDFGSERGAEVFVTGQTAMDIDTSDRLSDALLPYLAVVVGLAFLLLMVVFRSVVVPIKAAAGFLLTIGATFGAVVAVFQWGWLDWLFGVEQTAPIMSLLPIFMIGVLFGLAMDYQVFLVTRMREAHVHGAEPTEAVVGGFRHGSRVITAAALIMISVFAGFIASDEDTVKSVGLALAFGVLVDAFVVRMTIVPAVMSLLGRASWWLPRWLGRLLPRVDVEGASLPDDSAEREPGVSAAVR; via the coding sequence GTGGCTGGCCTGCTCTACCGGTTGGGGCGGTTCTCGTTCCGCCACCGCCGGATCGTGCTCGTGCTGTGGATCGCGTTACTCGCGGCGTTCGGTGTGGGCGCCGCGACGCTGTCGCAGTCGACGACCGACACCTTCTCGCTGCCGGGGACCGAGGCCCAGCAGGGCTTCGACCTGCTGGACGAGCGATTTCCCGGACTGTCCGCCGACGGGGCGACAGCCCAGGTCGTGTTCGCCGCGCCGGAAGGCAAGGTCACCGATCCGCAATACCGCTCGGCGATCGACTCCAGCGTTGCCGAACTCGGTCGGGCACCCGACGTGGCTTCGGTGCGGGACCCGTTCCAGGGCGGCGGTGTGTCACCGGACGGCTCGATCGCGTACGCGGAGGTGCGCTACGACCTACAGCCGGACGAACTCGGCGACCCCGCCAGGGAGGCGCTGACGACCGTTGCCGCGAACGGCGAGCGGGCAGGCCTGCAGGTCGAGGTGGGTGGCACCGCCGTGCAACCCCATCCGGAGCCGCCCACGACCGAGGTCATCGGGCTGGCCGTCGCCGTGGTGGTGCTCACGGCGGCGCTGGGTTCGCTGCTGGCGGCGGGATTGCCGTTGCTGACGGCACTCATCGGGGTCGGTATCGGTATCAGCGGGGTGGCGATCTCCACCGCGTTCTTCGAACTGAGTTCGACCACTTCCATCCTCGCGCTGATGCTCGGGTTGGCCGTGGCGATCGACTACGCGCTGTTCATCGTCACCCGCTACCAGCACGAACTCACCGTCACCGACGATCCCGAACGCGCCGCGGGGCGTGCTGTGGGCACGGCGGGCAACGCCGTCGTCTTCGCGGGCGCCACCGTGATCGTCGCACTGGTGGCGCTGAGCATGGCAGGCATCCCGATGCTCACCGCCATGGGTCTCGCGGCGGCGGGAACTGTCGCCGTGGCCGTGCTCATCGCGCTCACCCTGCTGCCCGCGATGCTCGGGTTCGCCGGTCGTAGGGCCGCCGCCAGGCGACCGCGCCGTTCGCGCGGGACCGGACTGGGCAAGCGATGGGTCACCTTCGTCACCCGGCGGCCGGTGCCTGTCCTGCTCATCGCGGTACTGGCGCTGGGCGTCGCGGCGGTGCCCGCCACGGATTTGCGGCTCGGCATGCCCGACGGCGGCACGGCCCCGCCGGAATCCACCGAACGAAAGGCCTACGACCTGCTGTCGGAGGGATTCGGGCCGGGGTTCAACGGCCCGCTGCTCGTCGTCGCCGACCTCGAACAGGGCCAGGATGCGCAACGGACAGCACAGGCGCTGCGTGGCGACCTCGCCGACCTCGGAGGTGTCGCGCGGGTCGGTCCGCCGATGGTCGATCCGGCAGGCGAAACCGCGGTGCTGAATGTGATCCCGGCCAGTTCACCGAGCAGCCCGGAAACCGAGCAGCTGGTGAGGGACATTCGCGCGCACGGCCAGGACTTCGGGAGCGAGAGAGGTGCCGAGGTCTTCGTCACCGGGCAGACGGCGATGGACATCGACACCTCCGACCGGCTGAGTGATGCGCTGCTGCCGTATCTGGCCGTCGTGGTGGGGCTGGCGTTCCTGCTGTTGATGGTGGTGTTCCGTTCGGTTGTCGTGCCGATCAAGGCGGCGGCCGGGTTCCTACTGACCATCGGCGCGACCTTCGGAGCGGTGGTCGCGGTGTTCCAGTGGGGCTGGCTGGACTGGCTGTTCGGGGTGGAGCAGACCGCGCCGATCATGAGCCTGCTTCCGATCTTCATGATCGGCGTGTTGTTCGGCCTGGCCATGGACTACCAGGTGTTCCTGGTCACGCGGATGCGGGAAGCCCATGTGCACGGCGCCGAACCCACGGAGGCAGTTGTGGGCGGGTTCCGGCACGGGTCACGGGTGATCACCGCCGCGGCACTGATCATGATCAGTGTGTTCGCCGGGTTCATCGCCTCCGATGAGGACACCGTGAAATCGGTCGGTCTCGCGCTGGCCTTCGGTGTGCTCGTGGATGCGTTCGTCGTGCGTATGACGATCGTGCCCGCCGTGATGAGCCTGCTCGGCAGGGCGTCGTGGTGGTTGCCCCGCTGGCTGGGCAGGCTGCTACCTCGTGTCGACGTGGAGGGTGCCTCCTTGCCGGACGACTCCGCCGAGCGCGAACCTGGAGTGTCCGCGGCGGTGCGCTGA
- a CDS encoding DUF5947 family protein, whose translation MKATALERIVRMSPREPIRTDEQCELCAAPVEHTHRHLLDVRGGEVLCACQACWLLFDREQAGDGRYRQIPRRRLRLPTLPVEKLGVPVGLAFVVTRADGSALAHYPSPAGPTRWEVDREAWLQVVADCPRLRDLRTDVEAVLVNTARGHDERWIVPVDDCYRLTAIIRGEWRGLSGGDTVWPRIDRFFSELTERP comes from the coding sequence ATGAAGGCGACAGCGCTGGAACGGATCGTCCGCATGTCGCCTCGCGAGCCCATCCGGACCGACGAACAGTGCGAGCTGTGCGCAGCGCCTGTCGAGCACACCCATCGTCACCTGCTCGACGTCCGGGGCGGCGAGGTGCTGTGCGCCTGCCAGGCGTGCTGGTTGCTGTTCGACCGCGAGCAGGCCGGCGATGGCCGCTACCGCCAGATACCGAGGCGGCGGCTGCGGCTGCCCACCCTGCCGGTGGAGAAGCTGGGCGTGCCGGTCGGGCTGGCGTTCGTCGTCACCCGCGCCGACGGGTCCGCGCTGGCGCACTATCCCAGCCCGGCCGGCCCGACCCGCTGGGAAGTCGACCGCGAAGCGTGGCTGCAGGTGGTCGCGGACTGTCCGCGACTGCGCGACCTGCGCACCGACGTGGAGGCCGTGCTGGTCAACACCGCACGCGGGCACGACGAGCGCTGGATCGTACCGGTCGACGACTGTTACCGGCTCACCGCGATCATCCGGGGTGAGTGGAGGGGACTGTCCGGAGGCGACACGGTGTGGCCGCGAATCGACCGCTTCTTCAGCGAGTTGACCGAGCGACCGTAG
- a CDS encoding hemerythrin domain-containing protein: MDAIELLRKDHENVLAMLRRLEETPTTDTGASDDALQARDQLVTELVVAESQHEAVEEQFFWPMVRDSVPGGDELASQALEQESAAKDVLDALDKTPPTDPRFEELIEQVVRDGREHIEFEQDQVWPRVRQTLSEDQLQELGDKMAKAKRTAPTRPHPATPSTPGAQKSAGPVAAMFDKLRDAMSGRRG, translated from the coding sequence ATGGACGCGATCGAACTACTCCGCAAAGACCACGAGAACGTGCTGGCCATGCTGCGACGGCTCGAGGAGACACCCACGACCGACACGGGTGCGAGTGACGACGCGCTGCAAGCCCGCGACCAGCTGGTGACCGAGCTTGTCGTGGCCGAGTCGCAGCACGAGGCGGTGGAGGAGCAATTCTTCTGGCCGATGGTTCGCGACTCCGTACCCGGCGGCGACGAGCTGGCCTCGCAGGCGCTGGAGCAGGAATCCGCGGCCAAGGACGTGCTCGACGCGCTGGACAAGACGCCACCGACGGACCCGCGGTTCGAGGAGCTGATCGAGCAGGTTGTCCGCGACGGGCGCGAGCACATCGAGTTCGAGCAGGATCAGGTGTGGCCCAGGGTTCGGCAGACACTGAGCGAGGACCAGCTTCAAGAACTCGGTGACAAGATGGCGAAGGCGAAGCGCACCGCGCCGACGCGGCCACACCCTGCCACCCCTTCCACACCCGGCGCGCAGAAGAGCGCGGGCCCGGTGGCGGCGATGTTCGACAAGCTGCGCGACGCGATGAGCGGGCGCCGGGGCTGA
- a CDS encoding FAD-dependent monooxygenase, with protein MSAREPDVDVLVVGAGPTGLTAACEAMRHGLTVRIVDRKPHRSSYSKALVAHARTLEVFEAMGVAKAVVAQGIPFAALNPRAGARGRARRIDLLELPWGDTAYPYWLSIPQYATERVLEEHLELLGARVDWRVGLHGVREHEGHVEARLEHDDGTSEVVRSRWLLGCDGARSSVREQAGLRLRREATGVTFVLADVKTTTELPEDEGHVFLSPQGLLLIVPMPEPGRWRIIAHEPRPASTTIDAEFLDTLIRQRCGLEFGSHAVTWTSRFDLSNGVADRYRSGRVFLAGDAAHVHSPVGGQGLNTGVQDAHNLLWKLAAARDAPPQTAQALLDSYDAERRPVAEQMVSATARATGLLTRRSGTLRRVLGRLAPVVLARPRVRARLGRNVGMLEVAYRRGPALGGGSWSGRRMPNPVLSTGGRLHERLDPLRPTWVVTGLPTSAVPASDAPGWRGFPVLQLPAEELPDSAVPPVALVRPDRYIATSATTVERAWAALPSDTFHGGAGSGE; from the coding sequence GTGAGCGCGCGGGAGCCGGACGTCGACGTGCTCGTCGTCGGCGCAGGGCCAACCGGGCTCACCGCCGCGTGCGAGGCGATGCGCCACGGACTGACCGTACGGATCGTCGACCGCAAGCCACACCGCTCCTCCTACTCCAAGGCGCTGGTGGCGCACGCGCGCACACTCGAGGTCTTCGAGGCGATGGGTGTGGCCAAAGCTGTGGTGGCACAGGGAATTCCGTTCGCCGCACTCAACCCCCGCGCCGGCGCGCGGGGCCGAGCCAGACGCATCGACCTGCTCGAGTTGCCGTGGGGCGACACCGCCTACCCCTACTGGCTGTCGATCCCGCAGTACGCGACGGAACGGGTGCTGGAGGAGCACCTGGAGTTGCTCGGCGCGCGAGTGGATTGGCGGGTCGGTCTGCACGGGGTGCGCGAGCACGAGGGGCATGTCGAGGCACGACTGGAACACGATGACGGAACATCGGAAGTGGTGCGCTCCCGGTGGTTGCTGGGATGCGACGGCGCTCGCAGCAGCGTGCGGGAACAGGCCGGGCTGAGGCTGCGCCGCGAGGCCACCGGAGTGACGTTCGTGCTGGCCGATGTCAAGACCACCACGGAACTTCCGGAGGACGAGGGACATGTCTTCCTCTCGCCGCAGGGTTTGCTCCTGATCGTGCCGATGCCGGAGCCAGGCCGCTGGCGCATCATCGCCCACGAACCGCGACCGGCGTCCACCACGATCGACGCGGAGTTTCTCGACACGCTGATCCGCCAGCGCTGCGGGCTCGAGTTCGGCAGTCACGCGGTCACCTGGACATCCCGGTTCGATCTGAGCAACGGGGTCGCCGATCGGTACCGCAGTGGCAGGGTGTTCCTCGCCGGGGACGCCGCGCACGTGCACAGCCCGGTCGGCGGCCAGGGGCTCAACACCGGTGTGCAGGACGCCCACAACCTGCTGTGGAAGCTCGCGGCGGCGCGTGACGCGCCGCCGCAAACCGCGCAGGCCCTGCTCGACAGCTACGACGCGGAGCGGAGGCCGGTTGCCGAGCAGATGGTGTCGGCCACCGCCAGGGCGACCGGTTTGCTCACCCGCCGCAGCGGCACGCTTCGCCGGGTGCTTGGAAGGCTGGCGCCGGTGGTGCTGGCGCGGCCTCGAGTCCGGGCCCGGCTGGGACGGAACGTGGGGATGCTGGAGGTCGCCTACCGGCGCGGCCCCGCGCTCGGCGGCGGCTCGTGGTCGGGGCGCCGCATGCCCAATCCGGTGCTGAGCACGGGCGGGCGGTTGCACGAGCGACTGGATCCGCTGCGCCCGACGTGGGTGGTCACGGGGCTACCGACATCAGCCGTGCCCGCCTCGGACGCACCGGGCTGGCGCGGCTTTCCGGTCCTGCAGCTGCCCGCCGAGGAACTGCCGGACTCGGCTGTACCGCCGGTGGCCCTGGTCCGCCCGGATCGCTACATCGCTACATCGGCCACCACCGTCGAGCGCGCCTGGGCCGCGCTGCCATCCGACACCTTCCACGGCGGTGCCGGGTCCGGCGAGTGA
- a CDS encoding NifU family protein, producing MGESQRLDDAEVQRRLARLDEMLDQVERMPGPTAESAVEAVRTLTEVYGEALARVLDAAGTTQAEALCADELLSHLFVLHGIHPGSLADRVERALAYVRPHLERKGGRVERASIDSGVAQIRLLPGGCGSCSSPESSPELERAVRESVLSLAPELTEVRIVTDSADERSPSLIPVDALLARTATATGSSG from the coding sequence ATGGGTGAGTCGCAGCGGCTCGACGACGCGGAGGTCCAGCGGCGACTGGCCCGGCTCGACGAGATGCTCGACCAGGTCGAACGGATGCCGGGCCCTACCGCGGAATCGGCTGTGGAGGCCGTGCGGACGCTGACCGAAGTGTACGGCGAGGCACTGGCGCGGGTGCTGGACGCGGCAGGCACGACACAGGCGGAGGCGCTGTGCGCCGACGAGTTGCTCAGCCACCTGTTCGTGCTTCACGGCATCCATCCGGGTTCGCTCGCAGACCGCGTCGAGCGGGCGTTGGCCTATGTCAGGCCACACCTCGAGCGCAAAGGGGGCAGGGTGGAGCGCGCGTCGATCGACTCCGGCGTCGCGCAGATACGCCTGCTGCCGGGCGGCTGCGGTAGCTGTTCCTCGCCGGAGTCGTCGCCGGAACTGGAGCGGGCGGTGAGGGAGTCGGTGCTCTCGCTGGCGCCCGAACTCACCGAGGTGCGCATCGTGACCGACTCCGCGGACGAACGTTCACCGTCGTTGATCCCTGTGGACGCGCTGCTGGCCCGCACCGCCACGGCGACCGGGAGCAGCGGATGA
- a CDS encoding DUF3558 family protein, with product MINRLVRRPILAAAVIALGLAAGCAGGASDDDRTAGAAESSSSKPAINDPAVEAAALRTVDPCGLLSEENLAEVGTIVPDSLHEVDWAECAVEVNSSSGGVVEMTLRVGDNVVIVDDPTEKVDGLPLIVDKSDEETCYVTAVTSFEAELGINFQVNHAGGDACAAGRSALEKVVRTLHSDPPQYKQPAGSVLTVDPCEVVDQQVLGELLGGAAERDVMDLHTCYLSPEGESYPMIGVSLTGSVPADSGDPLELPGGVTAIQEQETGDSDVSCRTSWRHIKTPREDQSDAFGEIVSITYDAETGGGVDAAGACEKSATIAKAVVTKLPAA from the coding sequence ATGATCAACAGATTGGTGCGGCGGCCGATCCTGGCCGCCGCCGTGATAGCGCTCGGACTCGCCGCGGGATGCGCTGGGGGCGCCTCCGACGACGACCGGACGGCTGGCGCGGCCGAGTCGAGCAGCAGCAAGCCCGCGATCAACGACCCCGCCGTCGAGGCGGCCGCACTGCGCACCGTCGACCCCTGCGGACTCCTGTCGGAGGAGAACCTGGCCGAGGTCGGCACCATCGTGCCGGACAGCCTGCACGAAGTGGACTGGGCCGAATGTGCCGTCGAGGTCAACAGCTCCAGCGGCGGCGTGGTCGAGATGACCCTGCGCGTCGGTGACAACGTGGTGATCGTCGACGACCCGACCGAGAAGGTGGACGGACTACCGCTCATCGTGGACAAGTCGGACGAGGAGACGTGCTACGTCACCGCGGTCACGTCGTTCGAGGCGGAACTGGGCATCAACTTCCAGGTGAACCACGCCGGAGGGGACGCCTGCGCGGCGGGCCGCAGCGCGCTGGAAAAGGTGGTACGCACGTTGCACTCCGACCCACCGCAGTACAAGCAGCCCGCTGGCTCGGTGCTGACCGTCGATCCCTGCGAGGTCGTCGATCAGCAGGTGCTGGGCGAGTTGCTTGGCGGTGCCGCCGAGCGCGATGTGATGGACCTGCACACCTGCTACCTCTCCCCCGAGGGGGAGTCGTATCCGATGATCGGTGTGAGCCTCACGGGTTCGGTCCCCGCCGACTCCGGTGACCCGCTTGAACTGCCTGGTGGCGTGACGGCCATCCAGGAGCAGGAGACGGGCGACAGCGACGTGTCGTGCCGGACCTCGTGGCGGCACATCAAGACACCGCGAGAGGACCAGAGCGACGCCTTCGGTGAGATCGTCTCGATCACCTACGACGCCGAGACGGGCGGTGGCGTGGACGCCGCGGGCGCGTGCGAGAAGTCGGCCACGATCGCCAAGGCCGTCGTCACGAAGCTACCCGCAGCCTGA
- the wecB gene encoding non-hydrolyzing UDP-N-acetylglucosamine 2-epimerase, whose amino-acid sequence MTPESANSATSAEAVAVVPGQRTRPRILLAYGTRPEAVKLAPLIAELRSNARLDVVVAVTGQHREMLDQVNGLFGIVPRHDLDVIRPGQSLTDVTTRTLTGLRDVVEQEQPAAVVVQGDTTSAFTSALAGFYAHRPVVHLEAGLRTNNRYSPFPEEINRRLITQLTTLHLAPTPQARLNLLAEGVRAADVAVTGNTVIDALRHTVSRPVPYSDPTITAVTAGRRLVLVTAHRRESWGEPMTRIGKAIARLAAAEPDTAFVLPAHRNPDVRRALLSCLHGLPNVLVREPMSYAEFARILDECDLVLTDSGGIQEEAPSLGKPVLVLRDNSERPEALRAGTARLVGTGESDIVDAVRELLHDRDAYQAMARAVNPYGDGFAAHRAARAIEELLGIGPRAADFQPATAGDEAQAVAEFDVEGVGR is encoded by the coding sequence ATGACGCCTGAATCCGCCAATTCGGCGACCAGTGCCGAGGCCGTCGCCGTCGTTCCCGGCCAGCGCACCCGGCCACGGATACTCCTCGCCTACGGCACCCGCCCCGAGGCGGTGAAACTCGCCCCACTGATCGCCGAACTACGCTCGAACGCCCGGCTCGACGTGGTGGTGGCGGTCACCGGGCAACACCGGGAGATGCTCGACCAGGTGAACGGGCTGTTCGGTATCGTCCCCCGCCACGACCTCGACGTCATCCGACCGGGACAGTCACTCACCGACGTCACCACCAGGACGCTCACCGGCCTGCGCGACGTCGTCGAGCAGGAGCAGCCCGCGGCCGTCGTCGTGCAGGGCGACACCACCAGCGCCTTCACCTCGGCACTCGCCGGTTTCTACGCCCACCGGCCGGTCGTCCACCTGGAAGCAGGCCTTCGGACGAACAATCGCTACTCGCCGTTTCCCGAGGAGATCAACCGCAGGCTCATCACCCAGCTCACGACACTGCATCTCGCGCCGACCCCGCAGGCGCGGCTGAACCTCCTCGCCGAGGGTGTGCGCGCCGCGGACGTGGCCGTGACAGGCAACACGGTGATCGACGCATTGCGGCACACTGTCTCGCGGCCGGTGCCCTACAGCGACCCCACCATCACGGCGGTCACCGCGGGTCGCCGGTTGGTGCTCGTGACGGCACACCGCAGGGAGTCCTGGGGCGAGCCCATGACCCGGATCGGGAAGGCGATCGCCAGGCTCGCCGCCGCCGAGCCCGACACGGCTTTCGTGTTACCCGCTCACCGCAACCCGGACGTGCGGCGAGCGTTGCTGTCCTGTTTGCACGGTCTGCCGAACGTGCTCGTTCGCGAACCGATGAGCTACGCGGAGTTCGCCAGGATCCTCGACGAGTGCGACCTGGTGCTGACCGACAGCGGCGGCATCCAGGAGGAAGCCCCCAGTCTCGGCAAACCGGTGCTGGTACTGCGTGACAACTCCGAACGGCCGGAGGCGTTGCGCGCGGGCACGGCACGGCTCGTGGGCACCGGTGAATCCGACATCGTCGATGCGGTCCGCGAACTGCTGCACGACCGGGATGCCTACCAGGCCATGGCCAGGGCGGTGAATCCCTACGGCGACGGCTTCGCGGCTCACCGCGCGGCGCGCGCCATCGAGGAGTTGCTCGGCATCGGGCCGAGGGCAGCCGACTTCCAACCGGCCACGGCCGGGGACGAGGCGCAGGCCGTGGCGGAGTTCGACGTGGAGGGAGTAGGCAGGTGA
- a CDS encoding nickel-dependent hydrogenase large subunit — MTATQPKTSATQEESQLVEMSWDPITRIIGNLGVYTKIDFTNRRVAECHSTSSLFRGYSVFMKGKDPRDAGFITTRICGICGDNHTTCSHYAQQMAYGIKPPPLAETIVNLGEAAEYMFDHTIFQDNMVFVDFCEAMLKETNPGVLRQAENTQAPGAEIHGYRTIADIMRAFNPFEGAVYKEALQVSRVTREMFCKMEGRHVHPSTMYPGGVGTMPEPTTFTDYLSRLIGILDFVKKAVAMNDDVFDFFYEALPGYEEVGRRRVLLGCWGAWNNPDVCDYRYESMNTWGKAMYVTPGIIVDGELVTNNLIDINLGMRILLGSSYYEDWVNEEPFVTHDPLGNPVDMRHPWNQTTVPVPQKRDFDNNYSWVMSPRWFDGKDHLPLDTGGGPLARLWSTALSRLVDTPYVKSTGSGVRITLPRSDQLPEMTLEWTIPKDKEGRPLSNAIERDRARSYFVAYAAAMSLHFLDQAMGLVRAGDTRVFTDFEVPDEAVGCGFHEAVRGVLSHHMVIKDKKIANYHPYPPTPWNASPRDSYGTPGPYEDAVQDTPIFEENGPKNFKGVDIMRSVRSFDPCLPCGVHMYLGGGRELRKLHSPTLGGING; from the coding sequence ATGACGGCCACGCAGCCAAAGACCAGCGCCACGCAGGAGGAGAGCCAGCTGGTCGAGATGTCGTGGGATCCGATCACCCGGATCATCGGCAATCTCGGTGTCTACACCAAGATCGACTTCACCAACCGCAGGGTCGCCGAGTGCCACAGCACGTCCTCGCTGTTTCGCGGCTACTCGGTGTTCATGAAGGGCAAGGATCCTAGGGACGCCGGTTTCATCACCACCCGGATCTGCGGCATCTGCGGCGACAACCACACCACCTGCTCACACTACGCGCAGCAGATGGCCTACGGGATCAAGCCTCCCCCGCTGGCCGAGACCATAGTGAATCTCGGTGAGGCCGCCGAGTACATGTTCGACCACACCATCTTCCAGGACAACATGGTGTTCGTGGACTTCTGCGAGGCCATGCTGAAGGAGACCAACCCCGGCGTGCTGCGCCAGGCGGAGAACACCCAGGCGCCGGGCGCCGAGATCCACGGCTACCGCACCATCGCCGACATCATGCGCGCCTTCAACCCGTTCGAGGGCGCGGTGTACAAGGAGGCGCTCCAGGTCAGCCGCGTGACCAGGGAGATGTTCTGCAAGATGGAGGGCCGCCACGTCCATCCCTCCACAATGTACCCGGGCGGTGTCGGCACGATGCCGGAACCGACCACCTTCACCGACTACCTCTCCCGGCTGATCGGCATCCTCGACTTCGTGAAGAAGGCCGTCGCGATGAACGACGACGTCTTCGACTTCTTCTACGAGGCACTGCCCGGCTACGAGGAGGTCGGCAGGAGGCGGGTGCTGCTGGGCTGCTGGGGCGCCTGGAACAACCCCGACGTGTGCGACTACCGCTACGAGTCGATGAACACCTGGGGCAAGGCGATGTACGTCACGCCGGGCATCATCGTCGACGGGGAGCTGGTCACCAACAACCTGATCGACATCAACCTGGGCATGCGCATCCTGCTCGGCAGCTCCTACTACGAGGACTGGGTCAACGAGGAACCTTTCGTCACCCATGACCCGCTCGGCAACCCCGTCGACATGCGGCACCCGTGGAACCAGACGACCGTCCCCGTGCCGCAGAAGCGGGACTTCGACAACAACTACAGCTGGGTGATGAGTCCACGGTGGTTCGACGGCAAGGACCACCTGCCACTGGACACCGGCGGTGGCCCGCTGGCCCGGCTGTGGTCGACGGCGCTGTCGCGGCTGGTGGACACGCCCTACGTCAAGTCCACCGGCTCCGGCGTGCGGATCACCCTGCCGAGGAGCGATCAACTGCCTGAGATGACACTGGAATGGACCATCCCGAAGGACAAGGAAGGCAGGCCGCTGTCCAACGCGATCGAACGCGACCGAGCCCGCTCCTACTTCGTCGCCTACGCCGCCGCCATGTCGCTGCACTTCCTGGACCAGGCGATGGGACTCGTCCGTGCGGGCGACACCCGGGTGTTCACCGACTTCGAGGTGCCCGACGAGGCGGTCGGCTGCGGCTTCCACGAGGCGGTCCGGGGCGTGCTGTCGCACCACATGGTCATCAAGGACAAGAAGATCGCCAACTACCACCCCTACCCGCCGACGCCGTGGAATGCCAGCCCCAGGGACAGCTACGGCACACCGGGCCCCTACGAGGACGCCGTGCAGGACACGCCCATCTTCGAGGAGAACGGCCCGAAGAACTTCAAGGGCGTCGACATCATGCGGTCGGTACGCAGCTTCGACCCGTGCCTGCCCTGCGGGGTCCACATGTACCTCGGCGGCGGCCGGGAACTGAGGAAGCTGCACTCGCCCACTCTCGGAGGAATCAATGGGTGA
- a CDS encoding DUF2231 domain-containing protein, with product MFETVFGLPVHPLVVHATVVVVPLAAVLVVLAAVWPRFRGASAFWPLAISLTALALVPVSVESGQSLAQRSDPSPLIESHQELGEGLLPWVGAVVLAAAGLLWLRAREARPPGESGKRRQRLAALGLAVLALASGIGTTVQIVRIGHSGAESVWTSEASR from the coding sequence ATGTTCGAGACGGTCTTCGGCCTGCCCGTGCACCCACTCGTCGTACACGCCACCGTGGTGGTCGTTCCGCTGGCGGCCGTGCTGGTGGTACTGGCGGCGGTGTGGCCACGGTTTCGCGGGGCGAGCGCGTTCTGGCCGCTCGCGATCAGCCTGACGGCGCTGGCACTCGTCCCGGTGTCGGTTGAATCGGGGCAGAGTCTCGCGCAACGCAGCGATCCGAGTCCGCTCATCGAGTCCCATCAGGAACTGGGAGAGGGGCTGCTGCCCTGGGTCGGTGCCGTCGTTCTCGCCGCGGCCGGACTGCTGTGGCTGCGTGCTCGCGAGGCTCGCCCACCGGGCGAGAGCGGGAAAAGGCGGCAGCGACTCGCCGCACTCGGACTCGCGGTACTCGCCCTGGCCAGCGGCATTGGCACCACCGTCCAGATCGTCCGGATCGGACACAGCGGTGCCGAATCGGTGTGGACGAGCGAGGCCTCCCGGTGA